The DNA sequence TCTGCGATGGTTGTGCCGAGATCCCGGCCACGGACTCCGAACTTAATGGCAATGTACCGGCGACCAGACTCTCGGTAAATGAAAAAGGGCCCATTTTCCAGTCGAACCTCCGCAACCATCGACAGGGGAATTCGATGTCCGTCGGGTGTGTCTACCAGAAGATTCTGGATCTGCTCAACGGTGTTACGAAATCCTTCCGGAAAGCGAATGACCAGATCAAAGGTTCTCTCCCCTTCGATGATTTGGGTCACCGGTGTGCCCGCTAGTGCGTAAAGCACGACATTCTCTATGTCGGAAACATTTAAACCAAAGCGCGCACTTTTGATCCGGTCTACGGTTACATTCAGTATTGGCTGGCCAAGCTCGCGCAACACCCCGAGATCCGTGATCCCGCGGACGCCTTGCAAAATGGCTTTAATTTGGCTAGCCAGTGAATCCAAACGTTCAAGTTCGGTTCCGAAAATTTTTATGGAGTTTTCTCCCTTGACCCCTGAAAGGGCTTCTGCGACATTGTCCTGGATATATTGCGAAAAGTTATAACTAATCCCTGGAATTGTTGCAAAATAATCTTCAAACCGTCGAATGATATCCTTCTTTCTTACACCTTTTGGCCATTCCTTTGGGTGCTTAAAGTAAACGCCATACTCCTGATTAAAGACTCCCGTTGGGTCGGTACCGTCGTCTGGCCGGCCGATCTGGACGGAAACAGCCCGGACCTCAGGCTGCTTATAGAGGAACATGCGTATCTTGTGAGCCACTTCTTTCGAGTAGGCTAGGTCGACGTTGCTCGGCAACGTGATCCGAATCCATAGGTTGTTTTCATCTAGGGTAGGAAGGAAGCTTGTCCCCAAAGTGAAGGCGGTAGCAACTGCGAAAAGGAAGAGAATCCAAGCTGTGAGCATGACGGCCTTGGGACGGGCGAGCAACCATGCAAGGCAGGGGCGATAATAGCGCCTGATAAAAAAAGG is a window from the Candidatus Methylacidithermus pantelleriae genome containing:
- a CDS encoding efflux RND transporter permease subunit; its protein translation is RSYDYDTISTAVGEVQRAMVFSTLISMVAYSPLLLWGGVEGKIFLPMADTMAFALLGSIVLSLTLVPAAASFVFREGFRPHTPPFVPFFIRRYYRPCLAWLLARPKAVMLTAWILFLFAVATAFTLGTSFLPTLDENNLWIRITLPSNVDLAYSKEVAHKIRMFLYKQPEVRAVSVQIGRPDDGTDPTGVFNQEYGVYFKHPKEWPKGVRKKDIIRRFEDYFATIPGISYNFSQYIQDNVAEALSGVKGENSIKIFGTELERLDSLASQIKAILQGVRGITDLGVLRELGQPILNVTVDRIKSARFGLNVSDIENVVLYALAGTPVTQIIEGERTFDLVIRFPEGFRNTVEQIQNLLVDTPDGHRIPLSMVAEVRLENGPFFIYRESGRRYIAIKFGVRGRDLGTTIAEAQTRVGREVSLPQGYSIEWHGEFQQMREAHRKLAVIIPLTLLAIFFLLYSTFGSAKDAAIVLANVPFSVIGGIAALELAGEVFSISAGIGFLSLFGIATQDAVILTSYIRKLMAQGDQDILTAILDGSCMRFRPVLMTALLASFGLLPAALSHAVGSQAQRPLALVIVGGMISTTVLTLLVQPVLISWVYRARGSHTS